A genomic segment from Malus domestica chromosome 05, GDT2T_hap1 encodes:
- the LOC103419836 gene encoding uncharacterized protein, giving the protein MASSQVEMASTAPFGCVLRDHNRRDRCRESNARATQAAFQKNLNSLVRNHLTTCISVSSTSASNDQESNNSQDQNIENVERDDGCSTMSPRQSRVLDRWAERQGGKEAMAMVERQSQEVELMSVPSSAPSSTRTSTSMKEGTLSRTDSLADISNRGVGASSLVQIWEKRLNLSNSFKMSSNGGTETSRSNSGLSFNENENIFYTFNEYSASNESVASNQPVFEKQLSRESEAGVSVCVDERYDTCPVAEDSIEDTHSDESATSDARSNLDAREREREREKVRVVDIIKRLTMTAHCPLSSPSDDNDHDQQSCANASPSRERDRERSFGVDQTEQLHKGFSQVISSPRMIRGRQAFADLLMQLERDRHRELDTLVDRRAVSRFSHKGRIQSMLRLKLLQRGMAGAAGQEVPRRKPAKSQVNKLPQGSAAIMHLREKFSACFEQASTAQSDAASTKIPQREVVKDTSVHAQNSSTSNMPSENTPSCNIDITEQKNATWVQTPLPCASNDLREVVSMSSKVTCQETSSVATNTSTDASKDLREEASPSSKVTSEGTSSVATNNLLAASEDLRDEASLSLKVTSQGSSPMARNTTPHASEDLREEASPSLKVTLQGTSPMARSTSPHGSEDLHEEASPSLEVILQGTSPMARKNSPHASEDLHEEASPSSKVTLQGTSSEARNNLPHTSEYLHEEASPGSEVIWQGTSSEARNLDVQETADATTSLVGWHEKEIEEQLEDDYQYYGDYTYDWINEISRPRSYWEDLRKAWYQEMLNSNSGKGEIRQLIERSTVSNFLASDFRDRIDRLMVSRLEIQAQPDGSQEGEDNDINHDRTNPLVSFLQQHHQNQQQQELQPAGSQEEQQVQEQKHQEDQNMTEEDDDEEEDDDEEGDDDKGGEERSLISAQYQEASDDFYQCTSLQPSPSHMTSWSYQDIEVGDNFGRAASTSPPRHFPSHSYYPNSRQGSQSPSLSYHQNHHHVSSPYHPSMEMEFIYDMRGQMEKLYREMSELRKVIKSCVDMQLVMQQSMKQEVHSGQAERKRSANGLPKKGNCCICHEVKVDSLFYRCGHMCTCLKCAHELQWNSGKCPICRAPIVDVVKAQMDY; this is encoded by the exons ATGGCGTCATCACAAGTTGAAATGGCCTCCACCGCGCCTTTTGGGTGCGTGTTAAGGGATCACAACCGGCGAGACAGGTGCAGAGAAAGCAATGCCAGGGCCACGCAGGCTGCTTTTCAGAAGAATTTGAATAGCTTGGTGAGGAATCACCTCACCACCTGCATTTCTGTCTCATCAACCTCTGCCTCTAATGACCAGGAAAGCAACAACTCCCAAGACCAAAACATAGAGAATGTCGAAAGAGATGATGGTTGTTCGACAATGAGCCCGAGGCAGTCTCGGGTTCTTGATCGATGGGCTGAGAGACAAGGAGGGAAAGAAGCAATGGCAATGGTGGAGAGGCAGAGCCAGGAGGTAGAGCTTATGTCAGTGCCTAGTTCCGCGCCTTCATCAACGAGGACATCGACATCAATGAAGGAAGGGACTCTTTCAAGGACAGATAGCTTGGCGGATATTTCCAATCGGGGAGTTGGAGCTTCTTCGCTGGTTCAAATATGGGAGAAGAGGCTGAACCTATCAAACAGTTTCAAGATGAGTTCCAATGGCGGCACAGAGACGAGCAGGTCTAACTCTGGATTGAGCTTCAATGAGAATGAGAACATTTTTTATACTTTCAATGAATACAGTGCTTCCAATGAGTCTGTTGCTTCGAATCAACCTGTTTTCGAAAAGCAATTATCAAGAGAGTCTGAAGCAGGGGTCTCGGTTTGTGTTGATGAAAGGTATGACACTTGCCCGGTTGCTGAGGATTCCATTGAGGACACACATTCTGATGAAAGCGCCACAAGTGATGCCCGGAGTAATTTAGATGCaagggaaagagaaagagaaagagagaaggttCGGGTTGTGGATATCATTAAACGGTTGACAATGACAGCACACTGTCCATTATCATCTCCAAGCGATGATAATGATCATGATCAGCAGTCCTGTGCCAATGCATCTCCGTCTAGAGAGCGCGATCGTGAGAGGTCTTTTGGGGTTGATCAGACAGAGCAGCTGCACAAAGGGTTCTCTCAGGTTATAAGTTCGCCGAGGATGATCAGAGGCAGGCAGGCATTTGCGGATTTGCTTATGCAATTGGAGCGTGACCGGCATAGGGAGCTTGACACACTTGTAGACCGCAGAGCAGTTTCAAGATTTTCACACAAAGGGCGAATTCAA TCAATGTTACGGCTTAAACTGCTGCAACGCGGCATGGCAGGGGCAGCAGGTCAAGAAGTACCACGCCGGAAACCAGCAAAATCTCAAGTGAACAAGTTGCCACAAGGCTCTGCTGCCATCATGCATCTCAG GGAGAAATTCAGCGCTTGTTTCGAGCAGGCCTCAACAGCTCAGAGTGATGCAGCTAGCACAAAAATCCCTCAAAGGGAGGTCGTCAAGGACACCAGTGTACATGCACAAAACTCCTCCACCTCCAACATGCCTAGCGAAAACACTCCTAGTTGTAACATTGATATAACTGAGCAGAAGAATGCAACATGGGTGCAGACTCCATTGCCGTGTGCTAGTAATGATCTTCGTGAAGTAGTTAGCATGAGTTCTAAAGTCACTTGTCAAGAAACAAGCTCAGTGGCTACAAATACCTCAACGGATGCTAGTAAAGATCTTCGTGAGGAAGCTAGCCCAAGCTCAAAAGTCACCTCGGAAGGAACAAGTTCAGTGGCTACAAACAATTTGCTAGCTGCTAGTGAAGATCTTCGTGATGAAGCCAGCCTGAGTTTGAAGGTCACTTCTCAAGGATCGAGTCCAATGGCTAGGAACACCACGCCTCATGCTAGCGAAGATCTTCGTGAAGAAGCCAGCCCGAGTTTAAAAGTCACCTTGCAGGGAACAAGTCCAATGGCTAGGAGTACCTCGCCTCATGGTAGTGAAGATCTTCATGAAGAAGCGAGCCCAAGTTTAGAAGTCATCTTGCAAGGAACAAGTCCAATGGCTAGAAAAAACTCGCCTCATGCTAGTGAAGATCTTCACGAAGAAGCCAGCCCAAGCTCAAAAGTCACCTTGCAAGGAACAAGTTCAGAGGCCAGAAACAACTTGCCTCATACTAGTGAATATCTTCATGAAGAAGCTAGCCCGGGTTCAGAAGTTATCTGGCAAGGAACAAGTTCGGAGGCTAGAAACCTTGATGTGCAAGAAACCGCAGATGCAACCACATCCTTGGTTGGTTGGCATGAGAAGGAGATAGAAGAACAACTAGAGGATGATTACCAGTACTATGGAGATTATACTTATGACTGGATCAATGAGATTTCTCGCCCACGTAGCTACTGGGAAGACCTGAGGAAGGCATGGTACCAAGAGATGCTTAACTCCAACTCAGGTAAAGGAGAGATACGCCAACTTATCGAAAG AAGTACAGTATCAAATTTTCTTGCTAGTGATTTCCGAGACAGAATAGACAGGTTGATGGTATCTCGCTTAGAAATACAAGCGCAACCAGATGGCAGTCAAGAAGGAGAAGACAATGACATTAACCACGATAGGACAAATCCATTGGTGTCTTTCTTACAACAGCATCACCaaaatcaacaacaacaagaattGCAGCCGGCAGGCAGTCAAGAAGAACAACAAGTGCAAGAACAAAAACACCAAGAAGATCAGAACATGacagaagaagatgatgatgaggaagaagatgatgatgaggaAGGTGATGACGATAAAGGAGGAGAAGAAAGGAGTCTAATTAGTGCTCAATATCAAGAAGCGAGTGATGATTTTTACCAGTGCACATCATTGCAGCCATCGCCATCTCATATGACATCGTGGAGCTATCAAGATATTGAAGTGGGAGATAATTTTGGTCGAGCTGCTTCTACATCTCCACCCCGACATTTTCCATCTCATTCTTACTATCCAAATAGTCGGCAAGGTTCACAATCACCATCTCTATCATACCATCAAAATCATCACCACGTCTCTTCCCCCTATCATCCTTCAATG GAAATGGAATTCATTTATGACATGAGAGGGCAGATGGAGAAACTCTATCGTGAGATGTCGGAGCTACGAAAAGTAATAAAGAGCTGTGTAGACATGCAACTGGTAATGCAGCAATCCATGAAGCAGGAAGTTCATTCAG GTCAAGCGGAGAGGAAGAGGTCGGCAAATGGATTACCAAAGAAAGGAAATTGTTGCATTTGCCATGAAGTGAAAGTCGACTCACTTTTTTACAG